A window of the Equus przewalskii isolate Varuska chromosome 10, EquPr2, whole genome shotgun sequence genome harbors these coding sequences:
- the LOC103549756 gene encoding somatotropin has translation MAAGPRTSVLLAFALLCLPWPQDVGAFPAMPLSSLFANAVLRAQHLHQLAADTYKEFERAYIPEGQRYSIQNAQAAFCFSETIPAPTGKDEAQQRSDMELLRFSLLLIQSWLGPVQLLSRVFTNSLVFGTSDRVYEKLRDLEEGIQALMRELEDGSPRAGQILKQTYDKFDTNLRSDDALLKNYGLLSCFKKDLHKAETYLRVMKCRRFVESSCAF, from the exons ATGGCTGCAG GCCCTCGGACCTCCGTGCTCCTGGCTTTcgccctgctctgcctgccctggcCTCAGGATGTGGGCGCCTTCCCCGCCATGCCGTTGTCTAGCCTGTTTGCCAACGCTGTGCTCCGGGCCCAGCACCTGCACCAACTGGCTGCTGACACCTACAAAGAGTTT GAGCGCGCCTACATCCCCGAGGGACAGAGATACTCGATCCAGAACGCCCAGGCTGCCTTCTGCTTCTCCGAGACCATCCCGGCCCCCACGGGCAAGGATGAGGCCCAGCAGAGATCT GACATGGAGCTGCTCCGCTTCTCGCTGCTGCTCATCCAGTCGTGGCTCGGGCCCGTGCAGTTGCTCAGCAGGGTCTTCACCAACAGCCTGGTGTTTGGCACCTCGGACCGCGTCTATGAGAAGCTGAGGGACCTAGAGGAAGGCATCCAGGCCCTGATGCGG GAGCTGGAAGACGGCAGCCCCCGGGCTGGGCAGATCCTCAAGCAAACCTACGACAAGTTTGACACAAACTTGCGCAGTGATGATGCACTGCTCAAGAACTACGGGCTGCTCTCCTGCTTCAAGAAGGACCTGCACAAGGCTGAGACGTACCTGCGGGTCATGAAGTGTCGCCGCTTCGTGGAAAGCAGCTGTGCCTTCTAG